One window of Streptomyces sp. NBC_00273 genomic DNA carries:
- a CDS encoding DUF6114 domain-containing protein, producing MNPQAPVYVRAEDDAWPTVVYYHFHAWSGRRPFWAGLFTLLGGFPIAYFPYADLRLGNVSLAMATTGGAGALIIGVLLITLGLALWFQEAIRVFAGVAAILLALVSIPVSNLGGFFVGFALSMVGGALALAWAPGQPVEEAQEPVAEQQPGVVHLSKADATADMGVQGTQGLPGPGATETAHASETTAHADGGRNSAG from the coding sequence ATGAACCCCCAGGCCCCGGTTTACGTTCGCGCAGAAGACGACGCCTGGCCCACCGTGGTGTACTACCACTTCCATGCCTGGAGCGGCCGCCGTCCCTTCTGGGCCGGGCTGTTCACGCTCCTCGGTGGCTTCCCGATCGCATACTTCCCTTACGCGGACCTCCGGCTGGGCAACGTCAGTCTCGCGATGGCCACCACCGGCGGTGCCGGTGCACTGATCATCGGTGTACTGCTGATCACGCTGGGCCTGGCCCTCTGGTTCCAGGAAGCCATCCGCGTCTTCGCCGGCGTGGCCGCGATCCTGCTCGCGCTGGTCTCGATCCCGGTGTCCAACCTCGGTGGTTTCTTCGTCGGCTTCGCCCTCTCCATGGTCGGCGGCGCCCTCGCCCTCGCCTGGGCGCCGGGGCAGCCGGTCGAGGAGGCCCAGGAGCCGGTGGCGGAGCAGCAGCCGGGCGTCGTCCACCTGAGCAAGGCGGACGCGACGGCGGACATGGGCGTCCAGGGAACCCAGGGTCTTCCGGGTCCCGGTGCGACGGAAACGGCACACGCGAGCGAGACGACTGCCCACGCCGATGGCGGGAGGAACAGTGCGGGGTGA
- a CDS encoding DUF6230 family protein yields MSSQVRGGTRWKRFALVMVPSIAATAAVGVGLAQGALAASFSVSGQDFKVSADKLDGENLIQYGGVAEGHDLKGNAQHHPVTISGFSNAKITNMCQSLVTPTPLGNITLQLKTGHKGTPAEASNIYLDVAELDTDAEFTNLDIGVAVGDASHKTKPQAGTVASPYAFSQRADRAILTNVKQKAWATTAGTFKLPNLKLRLLGGDQPCYQDIKD; encoded by the coding sequence ATGAGTTCTCAGGTTCGTGGTGGGACCAGATGGAAGCGCTTCGCGCTCGTCATGGTGCCGAGCATCGCGGCCACGGCCGCGGTCGGTGTGGGTCTGGCGCAGGGTGCCCTCGCGGCGTCCTTCAGCGTCTCCGGCCAGGACTTCAAGGTCTCGGCCGACAAGCTCGACGGTGAAAACCTGATCCAGTACGGCGGTGTCGCCGAGGGACACGACCTCAAGGGCAACGCCCAGCACCACCCGGTCACCATCTCCGGGTTCAGCAACGCCAAGATCACCAACATGTGCCAGTCCCTGGTCACCCCGACTCCGCTGGGCAACATCACGCTCCAGCTGAAGACCGGTCACAAGGGCACCCCGGCCGAGGCCAGCAACATCTACCTGGATGTGGCCGAGCTCGACACCGACGCCGAGTTCACCAACCTGGACATCGGTGTCGCGGTCGGCGACGCGAGCCACAAGACCAAGCCGCAGGCCGGTACGGTCGCCAGCCCGTACGCGTTCTCGCAGCGTGCGGACCGGGCCATCCTGACGAACGTCAAGCAGAAGGCGTGGGCGACCACGGCGGGCACCTTCAAGCTGCCCAACCTGAAGCTGCGCCTGCTCGGTGGCGACCAGCCGTGCTACCAGGACATCAAGGACTGA
- a CDS encoding tetratricopeptide repeat protein, translated as MQPRNMSMSGVVDLAAVKAAGEAKAKAEQARAEAASRAAESGGTGPSAGAVPPSALVIDVDEAGFERDVLQLSAEVPVVLDFWAEWCQPCKQLSPLLERLITEANGRLVLAKIDVDANQMLMQQFQIQGIPAVFAVVAGQVLPLFQGVVPEQQIRETFAQLVQVAEDRFGIIGIEVDPDAEGAAPAASDADEIPAGPHDALLEAAVVALDAGDLGGAVQAYKNVLADDPGNTEAKLGLAQAELLARVQHMNPQAVRTAAAENPRDPAAQIAAADLDLVGGHVEDAFGRLVDTVRVTFGEDRDAVRLRLLELFEVIGADDPRVSAARTALARVLF; from the coding sequence ATGCAGCCCAGAAACATGTCCATGAGCGGCGTCGTCGACCTCGCCGCGGTGAAGGCGGCCGGTGAGGCCAAGGCCAAGGCCGAGCAGGCCCGCGCCGAAGCGGCGAGCCGGGCCGCCGAGTCCGGCGGAACGGGTCCGTCCGCCGGTGCCGTGCCGCCGTCGGCACTCGTCATCGACGTAGACGAAGCCGGTTTTGAACGCGATGTGCTCCAGCTCTCCGCAGAAGTTCCGGTCGTCCTGGACTTCTGGGCCGAGTGGTGCCAGCCGTGCAAGCAGCTCAGCCCGCTGCTGGAGCGCCTGATCACCGAGGCCAACGGTCGCCTCGTGCTCGCCAAGATCGACGTCGACGCCAACCAGATGCTCATGCAGCAGTTCCAGATCCAGGGCATCCCGGCCGTCTTCGCCGTGGTCGCCGGTCAGGTGCTGCCGCTGTTCCAGGGCGTGGTCCCGGAGCAGCAGATCCGCGAGACGTTCGCCCAGCTGGTCCAGGTCGCCGAGGACCGCTTCGGGATCATCGGCATCGAGGTGGACCCGGACGCGGAGGGGGCGGCTCCCGCCGCCTCGGACGCGGACGAGATCCCGGCCGGCCCGCACGACGCCCTGCTGGAGGCGGCCGTCGTCGCGCTCGACGCCGGTGATCTCGGCGGCGCGGTCCAGGCGTACAAGAACGTGCTCGCGGACGACCCGGGCAACACCGAGGCCAAGCTGGGCCTGGCCCAGGCCGAGCTCCTGGCCCGGGTCCAGCACATGAACCCGCAGGCGGTGCGGACCGCGGCGGCCGAGAACCCGCGCGACCCGGCGGCGCAGATCGCCGCGGCCGACCTCGACCTGGTCGGCGGCCACGTGGAGGACGCCTTCGGGCGCCTGGTGGACACCGTCCGCGTCACGTTCGGTGAGGACCGCGACGCCGTGCGACTGCGGCTGCTGGAGCTGTTCGAGGTCATCGGCGCGGACGACCCGCGGGTCTCCGCGGCGCGCACGGCGCTCGCGCGGGTGCTCTTCTAA
- a CDS encoding TetR/AcrR family transcriptional regulator gives MRNPSPGRTGRPRSAAADAAILAATRDALVELGWSKLTMGDVSARAGVAKTTLYRRWAGKNELVVDAVAELFDALELPDRGSLEADIENVVLQFAELLRRPEARTALMAVVAESTRDEALRDRIRSAIVDRQKRLVVLGRERAQARGELPYEEDESLAGRTTDLIFDVIAGTVVHRALVSSEPVDELWVATFTALLMHGLRGPAVA, from the coding sequence ATGCGCAACCCCAGCCCCGGCCGCACCGGTCGTCCCCGCAGTGCCGCAGCGGACGCCGCGATCCTCGCCGCGACCCGGGACGCGCTCGTCGAGCTGGGCTGGTCGAAGCTGACGATGGGGGACGTCTCCGCCCGTGCGGGGGTCGCCAAGACCACCCTCTACCGGCGCTGGGCGGGCAAGAACGAGTTGGTCGTGGACGCGGTCGCAGAGCTCTTCGACGCGCTCGAACTCCCGGACCGGGGCTCCCTCGAAGCGGACATCGAGAACGTGGTGCTGCAGTTCGCGGAGCTGCTGCGGCGCCCGGAGGCCCGTACCGCCCTGATGGCGGTCGTCGCCGAGTCCACCCGGGACGAGGCCCTGCGCGACCGGATCCGGTCGGCGATCGTGGACCGGCAGAAACGTCTCGTCGTACTGGGCCGCGAACGGGCCCAGGCCCGCGGCGAGCTCCCGTACGAGGAGGACGAGTCCCTCGCGGGCCGCACCACGGACCTGATCTTCGACGTGATCGCGGGCACGGTGGTGCACCGCGCCCTGGTGAGCTCCGAACCGGTGGACGAGCTCTGGGTGGCCACCTTCACGGCCCTCCTGATGCACGGCCTGCGCGGCCCGGCCGTCGCCTGA
- a CDS encoding acyl-CoA mutase large subunit family protein, producing the protein MDADAIEEGRRRWQARYDKARKREADFTTLSGDEVEPVYGPRPGDAYEGFERIGWPGEYPYTRGLHATGYRGRTWTIRQFAGFGNAEQTNERYKMILAAGGGGLSVAFDMPTLMGRDSDDPRSLGEVGHCGVAIDSAADMEVLFKDIPLGDVTTSMTISGPAVPAFCMYLVAAERQGVDPAVLNGTLQTDIFKEYIAQKEWLFEPEPHLRLIGDLMEYCTKGIPAYKPLSVSGYHIREAGATAAQELAYTLADGFGYVELGLSRGMDVDAFAPGLSFFFDAHLDFFEEIAKFRAARRIWARWMKEVYGAKSEKSMWLRFHTQTAGVSLTAQQPYNNVVRTAVEALAAVLGGTNSLHTNALDETLALPSEQAAEIALRTQQVLMEETGVANVADPLGGSWFVEQLTDRIEAEAEKIFEQIKERGLRAHPDGQHPIGPITSGILRGIEDGWFTGEIAESAFQYQRSLEKGDKRVVGVNVHHGSVTGDLEILRVSHEVETVQVRELAARKARRDDAEVDAALKAMLDAARDGSNMIPAMLDAVRAEATMGEICNVLRDEWGTYTEPPGF; encoded by the coding sequence ATGGACGCTGACGCCATCGAGGAAGGCCGCCGTCGCTGGCAGGCCCGTTATGACAAGGCCCGCAAGCGCGAGGCAGACTTCACCACGCTCTCCGGCGACGAGGTCGAGCCGGTCTACGGGCCCCGGCCCGGCGACGCGTACGAGGGCTTCGAGCGCATCGGGTGGCCGGGCGAGTACCCGTACACCCGCGGGCTCCACGCCACCGGCTACCGCGGGCGGACCTGGACCATCCGGCAGTTCGCCGGGTTCGGGAACGCCGAGCAGACCAACGAGCGCTACAAGATGATCCTCGCCGCCGGCGGCGGCGGGCTCTCGGTCGCCTTCGACATGCCGACCCTCATGGGGCGCGACTCCGACGACCCCCGCTCGCTCGGCGAGGTCGGGCACTGCGGGGTCGCCATCGACTCCGCCGCCGACATGGAGGTCCTGTTCAAGGACATCCCGCTCGGCGACGTCACGACCTCGATGACGATCTCCGGCCCGGCCGTCCCCGCCTTCTGCATGTACCTGGTCGCCGCCGAGCGGCAGGGCGTGGACCCCGCCGTCCTCAACGGCACGCTCCAGACCGACATCTTCAAGGAGTACATCGCCCAGAAGGAGTGGCTCTTCGAACCGGAGCCGCACCTGCGCCTCATCGGCGACCTCATGGAGTACTGCACGAAGGGCATCCCGGCCTACAAGCCGCTGTCCGTCTCCGGCTACCACATCCGCGAGGCCGGGGCCACGGCCGCGCAGGAGCTCGCGTACACCCTCGCCGACGGCTTCGGCTACGTGGAGCTCGGCCTCTCGCGCGGGATGGACGTCGACGCCTTCGCGCCCGGCCTCTCCTTCTTCTTCGACGCGCACCTCGACTTCTTCGAGGAGATCGCCAAGTTCCGCGCCGCGCGCCGGATCTGGGCCCGCTGGATGAAGGAGGTCTACGGGGCGAAGAGCGAGAAGTCCATGTGGCTGCGCTTCCACACCCAGACCGCCGGGGTCTCGCTGACCGCGCAGCAGCCGTACAACAACGTCGTGCGCACCGCCGTGGAGGCCCTCGCGGCCGTGCTCGGCGGCACGAACTCCCTGCACACCAACGCCCTCGACGAGACCCTCGCCCTGCCGAGCGAGCAGGCGGCCGAGATCGCCCTGCGCACGCAGCAGGTGCTGATGGAGGAGACCGGCGTCGCCAACGTGGCGGACCCGCTGGGCGGCTCCTGGTTCGTGGAGCAGCTCACCGACCGCATCGAGGCCGAGGCCGAGAAGATCTTCGAGCAGATCAAGGAGCGCGGCCTGCGCGCCCACCCCGACGGGCAGCACCCGATCGGGCCGATCACCTCGGGCATCCTGCGCGGCATCGAGGACGGCTGGTTCACCGGGGAGATCGCCGAGTCGGCCTTCCAGTACCAGCGGTCGCTGGAGAAGGGCGACAAGCGCGTCGTCGGCGTCAACGTGCACCACGGGTCGGTCACCGGCGACCTGGAGATCCTCCGGGTCAGCCACGAGGTGGAGACCGTCCAGGTGCGGGAGCTGGCGGCCCGCAAGGCCCGCCGCGACGACGCCGAGGTCGACGCGGCGCTGAAGGCGATGCTGGACGCCGCCCGGGACGGGTCGAACATGATCCCGGCCATGCTGGACGCGGTGCGGGCCGAGGCCACGATGGGCGAGATCTGCAACGTCCTGCGCGACGAGTGGGGCACCTACACGGAGCCCCCGGGCTTCTAG
- a CDS encoding DUF3817 domain-containing protein, with translation MKRSVLTRYRAMAYVTAVMLLILCACMVAKYGFDTGADLTFVVSQAHGVLFMIYLVFAFDLSSKARWPFGKMLWVMLSGTIPVAAFFVERKVRAEVEPLVSDSVATAKA, from the coding sequence ATGAAACGAAGCGTGCTGACCCGCTACCGCGCCATGGCCTACGTGACCGCGGTCATGCTCCTGATCCTCTGTGCCTGCATGGTGGCGAAGTACGGCTTCGACACCGGCGCCGACCTGACCTTCGTGGTCTCGCAGGCCCACGGTGTGCTCTTCATGATCTATCTGGTCTTCGCCTTCGACTTGAGCTCCAAGGCCAGGTGGCCCTTCGGCAAGATGCTCTGGGTCATGCTCAGCGGAACGATTCCGGTGGCCGCCTTCTTCGTCGAGCGCAAGGTCCGCGCCGAGGTCGAACCGCTGGTCAGCGACTCGGTCGCGACCGCCAAGGCCTGA
- a CDS encoding MarR family winged helix-turn-helix transcriptional regulator yields the protein MPKPLSLPFDPIARADELWQQRWGPVPSMAAITSIMRAHQILLGEVDAVVKPYGLTFARYEALVLLTFSKAGELPMSKIGERLMVHPTSVTNTVDRLVKSGLVAKRPNPNDGRGTLASITEKGREVVEAATKDLMAVDFGLGTYDAEECGEIFALLRPLRVAAADFQE from the coding sequence GTGCCCAAGCCGCTCAGCCTTCCCTTCGACCCCATCGCCCGCGCCGACGAGCTCTGGCAGCAGCGCTGGGGACCCGTGCCCTCGATGGCCGCGATCACCTCGATCATGCGCGCGCACCAGATCCTGCTCGGTGAGGTCGACGCGGTCGTCAAGCCGTACGGGCTGACCTTCGCCCGGTACGAGGCGCTGGTGCTGCTCACCTTCTCCAAGGCCGGCGAACTGCCGATGTCCAAGATCGGCGAGCGGCTGATGGTCCACCCGACGTCGGTGACCAACACCGTGGACCGGTTGGTGAAGTCCGGCCTGGTCGCCAAGCGGCCCAACCCGAACGACGGCCGCGGCACCCTCGCCTCCATCACGGAGAAGGGCCGCGAGGTCGTCGAAGCCGCCACGAAGGACCTGATGGCCGTGGACTTCGGCCTGGGCACGTACGACGCCGAGGAGTGCGGGGAGATCTTCGCGCTGCTGCGCCCGCTGCGGGTGGCCGCGGCGGACTTCCAGGAGTAG
- a CDS encoding MFS transporter produces MPADTQAPGRSAPPPGYRSVFRVREFRTVFAAHLLSVFGVVVAEISLSVLVYRTTGSPLMSALTFALGFLPYVLGGTLLAGIADRLPARRVLVACDLVCALCAAAMVAPGTPVAVLLVLRCTMAFVAPLFQGTRNASLADVLGTGDAFVLGRSLLRMVAQSAQLIGFGLGGLLLTVLAPRAAIALTAAGFLGSALLLRLGTRSRPARSSARTSPLAGLRAVLGRRRLRALMLLFWLPPVFLVAPEALLAPYADGIGVGTAALGLMMCALPVGTIAGELWAGSALTARTRSRIVVPLAAAGLLPLLLFAVRPGLPVVLAALLLAGLAHAHTLGLDQWYVEAVPDELRGRAMTLLSTGLMTLQGVGMALAGLAAEFRPVHEVVTGAGVLGTGVVLLLLAELRAAARQEERLRDETAPAAK; encoded by the coding sequence ATGCCAGCCGACACCCAGGCGCCCGGGCGGTCCGCACCGCCACCGGGCTACCGCTCCGTGTTCCGGGTCCGTGAGTTCCGGACCGTCTTCGCCGCCCACCTACTGTCCGTGTTCGGCGTGGTCGTCGCCGAGATCTCGCTGTCCGTCCTCGTCTACCGCACCACCGGCTCGCCCCTGATGAGCGCGCTGACCTTCGCCCTCGGCTTCCTCCCGTACGTCCTCGGCGGCACGCTGCTCGCCGGGATCGCCGACCGCCTTCCTGCCCGCCGGGTGCTCGTCGCCTGCGACCTCGTCTGCGCGCTCTGCGCGGCCGCCATGGTGGCGCCGGGCACGCCCGTCGCCGTGCTCCTCGTCCTGCGCTGCACGATGGCCTTCGTGGCGCCGCTGTTCCAGGGCACGCGCAACGCCTCCCTCGCCGACGTCCTCGGCACCGGCGACGCCTTCGTCCTGGGCCGCTCGCTGCTGCGCATGGTGGCCCAGAGCGCCCAGCTCATCGGCTTCGGCCTCGGCGGGCTGCTGCTCACCGTGCTCGCGCCGCGCGCGGCGATCGCCCTCACCGCCGCCGGCTTCCTCGGCTCCGCACTGCTGCTGCGGCTGGGCACGCGCAGCCGCCCCGCCCGCAGCAGCGCCCGCACCTCCCCGCTCGCCGGACTGCGCGCCGTCCTCGGCCGGCGCCGGCTGCGTGCGCTGATGCTGTTGTTCTGGCTGCCGCCCGTCTTCCTCGTCGCCCCCGAGGCGCTGCTCGCCCCGTACGCGGACGGCATCGGCGTCGGCACCGCCGCCCTCGGCCTCATGATGTGCGCCCTGCCCGTCGGCACGATCGCCGGGGAGCTCTGGGCCGGCTCGGCCCTCACCGCCCGAACGCGATCGCGGATCGTGGTGCCGCTCGCAGCCGCCGGGCTGCTGCCGCTCCTGCTCTTCGCCGTCCGGCCGGGCCTGCCCGTGGTCCTCGCCGCCCTGCTGCTCGCCGGGCTGGCCCACGCCCACACCCTCGGGCTGGACCAGTGGTACGTCGAAGCCGTCCCCGACGAGCTGCGCGGCCGGGCGATGACGCTGCTCAGCACCGGCCTGATGACCCTCCAGGGGGTCGGCATGGCCCTGGCCGGCCTCGCCGCCGAATTCCGCCCGGTGCACGAGGTCGTCACCGGTGCCGGGGTCCTCGGCACGGGGGTCGTGCTGCTGCTCCTGGCCGAACTCCGGGCGGCCGCCCGGCAGGAGGAACGACTGAGGGATGAGACGGCCCCCGCGGCGAAGTGA
- a CDS encoding ArsR/SmtB family transcription factor → MGLHHYFGHEDLLRCRFALSPAWETQEAVRTLKLAERQGYHLPWLRQIRAAADGLDLRPLWLLMPHRGHSADFIGPPPSGPGVSFGEEIALIRAADPAVAREDIRKSLASTPGALDSDLGRSLLADPARAVRDLADLLERAWSVLIEPHWPRLRALLEADILFHSRRLAAGGLQSLFDGLHPSLAWDAASLTLTIDRPTSHHERVLGGRGLLLMPSAFIWPGIAGGFDAPWQPTIVYPARGIGALWTPARENTPDVLAQLLGRARAEVLCALEEPASTTALAHRLALAPSTVSAHLGVLRAAGLLISSRHGRQVRYERTPLAIALTTGDPAP, encoded by the coding sequence ATGGGGTTGCACCACTACTTCGGGCACGAGGACCTGCTGCGGTGCCGCTTCGCGCTCTCGCCCGCGTGGGAGACGCAGGAGGCGGTCCGCACCCTGAAGCTCGCGGAACGGCAGGGCTACCACCTGCCCTGGCTGCGGCAGATCCGCGCCGCCGCCGACGGGCTGGACCTGCGGCCGCTGTGGCTGTTGATGCCGCACCGCGGACACAGTGCGGACTTCATCGGCCCGCCGCCCAGCGGCCCCGGGGTCTCCTTCGGGGAGGAGATCGCGCTGATCCGCGCGGCGGATCCGGCCGTGGCGCGCGAGGACATCCGCAAGTCGCTGGCCAGTACGCCCGGCGCCCTCGACAGCGACCTGGGCCGGTCCCTGCTGGCCGATCCGGCCCGGGCCGTGCGGGACCTGGCCGATCTGCTGGAACGGGCCTGGAGCGTGCTGATCGAGCCGCACTGGCCGCGGCTGCGGGCCCTGCTGGAGGCGGACATCCTCTTCCACTCGCGCCGCCTCGCCGCCGGCGGTCTCCAGTCCCTCTTCGACGGGTTGCACCCGAGCCTCGCCTGGGACGCCGCCTCCCTCACCCTGACCATCGACCGGCCCACCAGTCACCACGAGCGCGTCCTGGGCGGCCGGGGACTGCTCCTGATGCCGAGCGCCTTCATCTGGCCGGGGATCGCGGGCGGCTTCGACGCACCTTGGCAGCCCACCATCGTCTACCCGGCCCGCGGCATCGGCGCCCTGTGGACCCCGGCCCGGGAGAACACCCCGGACGTGCTCGCCCAGCTGCTGGGCCGGGCCCGGGCCGAGGTGCTGTGCGCGCTGGAAGAACCGGCCTCCACCACGGCGCTGGCCCACCGGCTCGCCCTGGCCCCGTCCACGGTCTCGGCCCACCTGGGGGTCCTGCGGGCGGCGGGGCTGCTCATCTCCTCGCGCCACGGCCGCCAGGTCCGCTACGAGCGCACCCCGCTGGCGATCGCGCTCACCACGGGCGACCCCGCCCCCTGA
- a CDS encoding glycoside hydrolase family 6 protein, producing MPPAARRPRFRTTAPVLGLLALLAAAPACGGEPAPEPGTPAATPAAPSPIVAAEESPFWVDPHSDAARQVAAWEAAGRNSDAQVLRRIADRPLTLWGPGDDPGPEIRRARAGARATGRTLLLAAYNIPYRDCGQHSAGGAPDAQAYRSWIGAFADNIEDTKAVVVLEPDAIAHIIDGCTRPEHHAERYQLLSEAVDRLKKNPNTKVYLDAGNPAWIPNPMDLVDPLFKAGLDRADGFALNVSNFQPDAAARAYGAKISKGTSGKHFVIDTSRNGDGPLPGNRTQAWCNPPGRALGAPPTDRTGDPLVDAYLWVKRPGESDGTCRGGPSAGTWWPDYALGLARRARQ from the coding sequence ATGCCCCCCGCCGCTCGCAGGCCGCGTTTTCGCACCACCGCCCCCGTCCTCGGCCTCCTCGCGCTCCTCGCCGCGGCCCCCGCCTGCGGCGGCGAGCCCGCACCCGAGCCGGGGACCCCCGCGGCCACGCCCGCGGCGCCCTCCCCCATCGTCGCGGCCGAGGAGTCCCCGTTCTGGGTGGACCCGCACAGCGACGCCGCCCGGCAGGTCGCGGCCTGGGAGGCGGCGGGCCGCAACAGCGACGCCCAAGTGCTGCGCAGGATCGCGGACCGCCCGCTCACCCTGTGGGGACCCGGCGACGACCCCGGCCCCGAGATCCGCCGGGCCAGGGCGGGAGCCCGGGCCACCGGGCGGACCCTGCTGCTCGCCGCGTACAACATCCCCTACCGGGACTGCGGCCAGCACTCGGCCGGCGGCGCCCCCGACGCCCAGGCCTACCGCAGTTGGATCGGCGCCTTCGCCGACAACATCGAGGACACCAAGGCCGTCGTCGTCCTGGAGCCGGACGCCATCGCGCACATCATCGACGGCTGCACCCGGCCCGAGCACCACGCCGAGCGCTACCAGCTGCTCTCCGAGGCCGTCGACCGGCTGAAGAAGAACCCCAACACCAAGGTCTACCTGGACGCCGGCAACCCGGCCTGGATCCCCAACCCCATGGACCTGGTCGACCCCCTCTTCAAGGCGGGCCTCGACCGCGCCGACGGCTTCGCCCTCAACGTCTCCAACTTCCAGCCCGACGCGGCCGCCCGGGCCTACGGCGCCAAGATCTCCAAGGGCACCAGCGGCAAGCACTTCGTCATCGACACCAGCCGCAACGGCGACGGACCGCTGCCCGGCAACCGCACCCAGGCCTGGTGCAATCCGCCGGGCCGCGCCCTCGGGGCACCGCCGACCGACCGGACGGGCGACCCGCTCGTCGACGCGTACCTCTGGGTCAAGCGGCCCGGCGAGTCCGACGGGACCTGCCGCGGCGGCCCGTCGGCCGGCACCTGGTGGCCGGACTACGCCCTGGGGCTGGCCCGCCGCGCCAGGCAATGA
- a CDS encoding kelch motif-containing protein, with the protein MDYRPSKKFKKTALGAAAVLVLVALNAPAAISFAEDKYHAYKIGQTSYRIQYGSWGLIGLPEEYRINAMHAALLHTGKVLLIAGSGNNQKNFDKGTFDTVLWDPKDDSFKKIPTPEDFFCAGHSQLPDGRLLVAGGTARYEVLHGKVTRAGGRMRVKNENPDKVVKLRKGTRFRSPSGVEYEAKFDVVVPKARKKFEITYGRGGQVMPWRTTVVAAESRVFVEAVKPGAEGLTTEAAQYEVVGLTGKDADNVYGLAERLSADKQDFQGIKSAYEFDPVAERYLRVDPMSDARWYPTLVTLEDGRVLAVSGLNDVGDVVPGDNEYYDPRTKKWSKAPFHYFPTYPALFLMQGGKLLYTGSNAGYGPKTKGREPGVWDLATNEFKKVGGLAEPDRLETSSSLLLAPAQDQKVMVLGGGGVGESKLSSSRTAIVDLKEENPVFRSSARLPRATRYLSSVLLPDDSVFTTGGSADYRGRSASDIHKAQFYYPRTDSFVAAADPTVGRNYHSEALLLPDGRVATFGSDPLFADKDNTRLGKFEHRLEVYSPPYLYRGEDRRPVLGEGPEELDADGRATFAAAHPERIERARLMRPSAVTHTTDVEQRSIELGLTRTDDSVTVEAPQDPTLVPPGWYMLFVTDAGGTPSVAKWLQVKAPQPAAP; encoded by the coding sequence ATGGACTACCGGCCGTCGAAGAAGTTCAAGAAGACCGCCCTGGGCGCCGCCGCCGTGCTGGTGCTGGTCGCGCTCAACGCACCCGCCGCGATCTCCTTCGCCGAGGACAAGTACCACGCGTACAAGATCGGACAGACCAGTTACCGGATCCAGTACGGGTCGTGGGGCCTCATCGGGCTCCCCGAGGAGTACCGGATCAACGCCATGCACGCGGCCCTGCTGCACACGGGCAAGGTGCTGCTCATCGCCGGCAGCGGCAACAACCAGAAGAACTTCGACAAGGGCACCTTCGACACCGTCCTGTGGGACCCGAAGGACGACAGCTTCAAGAAGATACCGACACCGGAGGACTTCTTCTGCGCCGGGCACAGCCAGCTGCCCGACGGGCGGCTGCTGGTGGCCGGCGGCACCGCACGGTACGAGGTCCTCCACGGGAAGGTCACCCGGGCGGGCGGGCGGATGCGGGTCAAGAACGAGAACCCCGACAAGGTCGTCAAGCTGCGCAAGGGCACCCGGTTCCGCTCTCCGTCCGGCGTGGAGTACGAGGCGAAGTTCGACGTGGTCGTGCCGAAGGCCAGGAAGAAGTTCGAGATCACCTACGGGCGCGGCGGGCAGGTCATGCCGTGGCGGACCACCGTGGTCGCCGCCGAGTCGCGGGTCTTCGTGGAGGCGGTGAAGCCCGGTGCCGAGGGGCTGACGACGGAGGCCGCGCAGTACGAGGTGGTCGGGCTGACCGGCAAGGACGCCGACAACGTCTACGGGCTCGCGGAACGGCTGAGCGCCGACAAGCAGGACTTCCAGGGCATCAAGTCGGCGTACGAGTTCGACCCGGTGGCGGAGAGGTACCTGCGCGTCGACCCGATGAGCGACGCCCGCTGGTACCCGACGCTCGTGACCCTGGAGGACGGGCGGGTGCTCGCGGTCTCCGGGCTCAACGACGTGGGCGACGTGGTGCCCGGCGACAACGAGTACTACGACCCGCGGACGAAGAAGTGGTCCAAGGCCCCCTTCCACTACTTCCCGACCTATCCCGCGCTCTTCCTCATGCAGGGCGGCAAGCTCCTCTACACCGGCTCCAACGCGGGCTACGGCCCGAAGACCAAGGGGCGCGAGCCGGGCGTGTGGGACCTCGCGACCAACGAGTTCAAGAAGGTGGGCGGGCTCGCGGAGCCGGACCGGCTGGAGACCTCCTCCTCGCTCCTGCTGGCGCCCGCCCAGGACCAGAAGGTGATGGTCCTCGGCGGTGGCGGGGTCGGCGAGTCCAAGCTCTCGTCCAGCCGGACCGCGATCGTGGACCTGAAGGAGGAGAACCCGGTCTTCAGGTCCTCGGCGCGGCTGCCGCGCGCCACCCGCTACCTGAGCAGCGTGCTGTTGCCGGACGACTCGGTCTTCACCACGGGCGGCTCCGCCGACTACCGCGGCCGCAGCGCCAGCGACATCCACAAGGCGCAGTTCTACTACCCGCGCACCGACTCCTTCGTGGCCGCCGCCGATCCGACCGTGGGCCGCAACTACCACTCCGAGGCGCTGCTGCTGCCCGACGGGAGGGTGGCGACCTTCGGCTCGGACCCGCTCTTCGCCGACAAGGACAACACCAGGCTCGGCAAGTTCGAGCACCGGCTGGAGGTGTACTCGCCCCCGTACCTCTACCGCGGCGAGGACCGGCGGCCCGTCCTGGGCGAGGGGCCCGAGGAGCTCGACGCGGACGGGCGGGCCACCTTCGCCGCCGCGCACCCGGAGCGGATCGAGCGGGCCCGACTGATGCGGCCGAGCGCGGTCACGCACACCACGGACGTGGAACAGCGCTCGATCGAACTCGGGCTGACCAGGACGGACGACTCGGTCACGGTCGAGGCGCCGCAGGACCCGACACTGGTGCCGCCCGGCTGGTACATGCTGTTCGTGACCGATGCCGGCGGGACGCCCTCGGTGGCGAAGTGGCTCCAGGTCAAGGCCCCGCAGCCGGCGGCCCCGTAG